The following proteins are co-located in the Gammaproteobacteria bacterium genome:
- a CDS encoding cytochrome-c peroxidase, translated as MKHLFVAAACGVAGLTVFTTAAFATGAVKDSDYYDNGRPAAEKVELGRNLFFDKILSGNFNISCASCHHSLTDTGDGLSLPVGEGGNGLGVTRDTGIGADEIHERVPRNAPPVFNLGAREFRVMFHDGRVAVDATQPQGFLSPAGADLPAGLDNVLAVQAMFPVTSGTEMAGQAGENPVANAAAAGDLPAVWELLAQRLREIPAYVELFRAAYDDIDQPADITYVHAANAIATFEAHAW; from the coding sequence ATGAAACATCTTTTTGTCGCAGCAGCCTGCGGCGTCGCGGGGTTGACAGTTTTCACCACGGCGGCTTTCGCCACCGGCGCGGTGAAAGATTCCGACTATTACGACAACGGTCGTCCGGCTGCAGAAAAGGTCGAACTGGGGCGGAACCTGTTTTTCGACAAGATCCTGAGTGGCAATTTCAATATTTCCTGCGCCAGCTGCCATCACTCACTGACTGATACCGGTGACGGCCTGTCGCTGCCGGTGGGCGAAGGCGGAAACGGTCTGGGCGTAACGCGCGACACCGGGATCGGCGCCGATGAGATTCACGAACGCGTGCCGCGTAACGCGCCTCCTGTATTCAACCTCGGCGCCCGCGAGTTCCGGGTGATGTTTCATGATGGGCGCGTCGCAGTCGACGCTACGCAGCCGCAGGGTTTTCTGAGCCCCGCCGGTGCCGACCTGCCGGCCGGACTGGATAACGTACTCGCGGTGCAGGCGATGTTCCCGGTCACTTCCGGCACCGAAATGGCCGGTCAGGCCGGTGAAAACCCGGTGGCCAATGCCGCCGCGGCCGGTGACCTGCCGGCTGTCTGGGAACTGCTGGCGCAACGGCTGCGGGAGATCCCCGCCTATGTCGAGCTGTTTCGCGCCGCCTATGACGATATCGATCAGCCTGCTGACATCACTTATGTGCATGCTGCCAACGCCATCGCCACGTTCGAGGCACACGCCTGGC